One Bacteroidia bacterium genomic region harbors:
- the rsmA gene encoding 16S rRNA (adenine(1518)-N(6)/adenine(1519)-N(6))-dimethyltransferase RsmA yields the protein MKVKPKKHLGQHFLRDFSVAKRMADMVVNTHLPMLEIGAGTGVLTQFLVQKKFNLHAVEIDMEAIQYLKHNFAPQDFTLYEQDFLTLDISALPTPIVWIGNLPYNISSQVFFKLWENCAHVPEAIFMVQKEVALRLSGKPNSKEYGILSVLLQLEYQITYAFTVPPHVFEPPPKVYSGVIHLIKKTSPLIYPREKLLKLVKVAFNQRRKILKNSIKSLCNKEIDIDINGRNILGYRAEQLPPEAFLKLLDALHD from the coding sequence ATGAAAGTAAAACCTAAAAAACATTTAGGACAACACTTTTTGAGAGATTTCTCTGTGGCTAAACGCATGGCAGATATGGTTGTTAACACGCACTTACCCATGTTAGAAATTGGGGCAGGTACAGGAGTGCTTACTCAATTTTTGGTTCAAAAAAAATTCAACCTGCACGCCGTAGAAATTGATATGGAAGCCATTCAATACCTCAAACATAATTTTGCACCACAAGATTTTACTTTGTACGAACAAGACTTTTTAACTTTGGATATTTCTGCTTTACCTACTCCAATAGTGTGGATAGGTAATTTACCTTACAATATTAGCTCACAAGTGTTTTTTAAGCTTTGGGAAAATTGTGCGCATGTTCCAGAAGCAATTTTCATGGTACAAAAAGAAGTAGCGCTGCGGTTGTCAGGCAAGCCTAATTCTAAGGAATATGGTATTTTAAGCGTACTACTACAATTGGAGTATCAAATTACATACGCCTTTACAGTTCCTCCCCATGTATTTGAACCTCCTCCAAAGGTTTATTCAGGAGTTATTCATTTAATAAAAAAAACTAGCCCACTTATATATCCTCGTGAAAAGCTTTTAAAGTTAGTTAAAGTCGCTTTTAATCAACGCAGAAAGATATTAAAAAACAGCATAAAGTCATTGTGTAACAAAGAAATAGACATAGATATAAACGGTAGAAACATATTGGGGTACCGCGCTGAGCAACTTCCACCTGAAGCTTTTTTAAAGCTTTTAGATGCTTTACACGATTAA
- a CDS encoding 1-acyl-sn-glycerol-3-phosphate acyltransferase, with product MCIVVFFSLILPIQFIFLQRKKWHKYANFMNRVWSCIVCILVGHWVFVKNKKNFKVSKKPFLVVANHSSYIDIPILMWALPFDARYIGKAELGKVPIFGYMFKKLHIPVNRSSKIDSYRAFKRAAQFLKEGMSVVIFPEGTIPENPHQLGQFKEGAFALAIQKKVPILPVSIIGSRYAFEDPTRLSAMPKKITVIIHEPITPTTQTEKELKTYIYNLLSKSVFGYESKT from the coding sequence GTGTGTATAGTCGTGTTTTTTAGCTTGATTCTTCCTATTCAATTTATTTTCCTTCAACGAAAGAAGTGGCATAAGTATGCTAATTTCATGAATAGAGTTTGGTCATGCATAGTTTGCATACTTGTAGGACATTGGGTATTTGTAAAGAACAAAAAGAACTTTAAGGTATCTAAAAAACCTTTTTTAGTGGTAGCTAATCACAGTTCCTACATTGACATTCCTATATTGATGTGGGCACTCCCTTTTGACGCGCGTTATATAGGTAAAGCAGAGCTAGGTAAAGTGCCCATTTTTGGATATATGTTCAAAAAACTTCACATTCCTGTAAATAGAAGCAGTAAAATAGATAGTTATAGAGCTTTTAAGAGGGCTGCGCAGTTTTTGAAAGAAGGCATGTCAGTAGTTATTTTTCCCGAAGGAACTATTCCTGAAAATCCTCACCAATTAGGTCAGTTCAAAGAAGGCGCGTTTGCGTTAGCTATTCAAAAAAAAGTTCCTATTTTGCCCGTTAGTATTATAGGTAGCCGCTATGCTTTTGAAGATCCTACGAGGTTAAGCGCTATGCCCAAAAAAATTACTGTAATTATTCATGAACCCATTACTCCCACTACACAAACAGAAAAAGAGTTAAAAACATACATTTACAATCTGCTCTCTAAGTCAGTATTTGGATATGAAAGTAAAACCTAA